One window of Pseudacidobacterium ailaaui genomic DNA carries:
- a CDS encoding VOC family protein, whose amino-acid sequence MTKVKPVPEGYHSIQPYLYIRGAAAAIEFYKQVFGAKERMRMPVSDGRLQHAEIEIGDSCLMLADEYPEKQIYSPKHLGGTPVSIMLYVDDCDATYQKALAAGAKSLREPQNQFYGDRLAGIEDPFGFQWWLGTHIQDVSLEEMQAAAMQTK is encoded by the coding sequence ATGACCAAAGTAAAACCGGTTCCGGAAGGGTACCACAGCATCCAGCCCTACCTGTATATTCGCGGAGCAGCCGCAGCCATTGAGTTCTATAAACAGGTATTCGGCGCTAAGGAGAGGATGCGCATGCCGGTGTCCGATGGCCGCCTGCAGCATGCGGAAATTGAAATTGGTGACTCCTGCCTCATGCTTGCGGATGAGTACCCTGAGAAGCAAATCTATAGTCCGAAGCATCTCGGGGGCACTCCCGTCAGCATTATGTTGTATGTGGATGACTGCGACGCTACCTATCAAAAGGCGCTCGCGGCCGGGGCAAAAAGCCTGCGTGAACCGCAGAACCAGTTCTATGGTGATCGACTGGCCGGGATAGAGGACCCGTTCGGTTTTCAGTGGTGGCTGGGGACCCATATTCAGGATGTGTCTCTAGAAGAAATGCAAGCTGCTGCCATGCAGACAAAGTGA
- a CDS encoding flagellar basal body rod C-terminal domain-containing protein: MGNNLFEATLSSGQAVLDTPGGTQGLGTLQQGYLENSNVDVVTEFVQMVLAQRAYESNSKVIRAADDMYSQVNNMTR; encoded by the coding sequence ATAGGCAATAACCTTTTTGAGGCCACGCTTTCTTCCGGGCAGGCTGTGCTGGATACTCCGGGTGGGACGCAGGGGTTGGGGACGTTACAGCAGGGATATCTCGAAAATTCGAATGTGGATGTTGTGACAGAGTTTGTGCAAATGGTGCTGGCACAGCGTGCTTATGAGAGCAATTCCAAGGTCATTCGCGCGGCAGATGATATGTACAGCCAAGTGAATAACATGACGCGGTAG
- a CDS encoding glycosyltransferase translates to MQSERKLLAENGIAVELLEANNDGIVGIRGKLEAALAVFYSFQGTDALRKSIVRFRPDIVHVHNWFPTFSPGIFWTCKQMRVPVVHTLHNYRLLCAKASFFRDGKICEDCLGKALRISGVLHGCYRESRAGTAAATAGMLSHWKLGTWWKAIDRLIALSEFAKNKLVEGGLPSDKVIVKANCLDNDPGMRAGDGGYFLYAGRLTEEKGIRVLLECWKNGPDLPFLRIAGAGPLEEEVRQAASTLSNVEWLGPRSGEEVVDLMGKAKALVCPSLWYEGMPRVVIEALAVGTPVLASRLGTYPEMITPYQTGMLFDPNHPESMVACMREFHAHPDYLQCREKAREQFLLKYSPEVNLSSLQAIYEQVLGTKSPSTQSMQPA, encoded by the coding sequence GTGCAGTCCGAAAGAAAACTGCTGGCGGAAAATGGCATTGCTGTAGAACTGCTGGAGGCAAACAACGACGGCATCGTTGGGATTCGGGGAAAGCTGGAGGCGGCCCTGGCCGTCTTTTACAGCTTCCAAGGGACGGATGCGCTGCGAAAATCCATTGTCCGTTTCCGCCCTGACATCGTACATGTTCACAACTGGTTCCCTACGTTTTCCCCGGGCATTTTCTGGACGTGCAAGCAAATGCGCGTGCCCGTGGTACATACTCTGCATAACTATCGCCTGCTGTGTGCCAAAGCTTCGTTCTTCCGAGACGGCAAGATATGTGAGGACTGCTTAGGAAAAGCTCTCCGCATTTCCGGAGTTCTGCACGGCTGCTATCGGGAAAGCCGCGCGGGAACTGCCGCAGCAACTGCTGGAATGCTCTCCCACTGGAAGCTTGGGACTTGGTGGAAAGCCATAGACAGATTGATTGCTCTGTCAGAATTCGCAAAAAACAAGCTTGTAGAGGGCGGGTTACCTTCCGACAAGGTCATCGTAAAGGCCAACTGTCTGGATAATGACCCAGGTATGCGCGCTGGGGACGGAGGGTATTTTCTCTATGCTGGCCGGTTGACAGAAGAAAAAGGTATCCGGGTACTGCTGGAATGCTGGAAAAACGGACCGGATCTGCCTTTCCTTCGCATCGCCGGCGCGGGTCCTCTGGAAGAGGAAGTAAGGCAGGCAGCCAGCACTCTCAGCAATGTTGAATGGCTCGGTCCCCGGAGTGGCGAAGAAGTTGTGGACTTGATGGGAAAGGCCAAGGCCCTGGTCTGTCCTTCCTTATGGTATGAAGGGATGCCTCGTGTAGTGATTGAGGCACTTGCGGTTGGAACCCCCGTGCTGGCTTCGCGCCTGGGGACCTATCCTGAAATGATCACTCCGTATCAAACCGGTATGCTGTTTGACCCGAATCATCCAGAAAGCATGGTTGCGTGTATGCGGGAATTCCATGCACATCCTGACTATCTTCAATGTAGAGAAAAGGCCCGAGAGCAATTTCTCTTGAAATACAGTCCAGAGGTGAACCTGTCTTCGCTTCAGGCCATTTATGAACAGGTGCTTGGAACAAAGTCCCCTTCCACCCAATCAATGCAGCCGGCATGA
- a CDS encoding flagella basal body P-ring formation protein FlgA has translation MRPGLFLLLLLTAFPVQGAECSVRHEGKAIIRYLSDGVLHRRWALVADCAHPERPWKLEEAATDLPTEGKESSTGGRSDPVVVRTGAKVVLVMSDAGSRVVLTVTALGPGQKGDLIHVRTELGAILQARVQSAGQVEFMNRPKWNHP, from the coding sequence ATGCGGCCTGGGCTTTTTTTGTTGTTGCTGTTGACGGCATTTCCGGTACAGGGGGCCGAATGTAGTGTCCGCCATGAGGGCAAGGCCATCATTCGCTACCTTTCCGATGGGGTTCTGCACCGCCGATGGGCCCTTGTGGCCGACTGCGCACATCCGGAGCGGCCATGGAAGCTGGAAGAAGCGGCAACGGATCTCCCGACTGAGGGTAAAGAGAGTTCCACTGGAGGCAGATCTGATCCAGTCGTGGTCAGGACCGGTGCGAAGGTGGTTCTCGTCATGAGCGATGCCGGCTCCCGAGTCGTTCTCACCGTCACGGCGCTCGGTCCGGGACAGAAGGGAGACCTGATTCATGTTCGCACTGAATTGGGAGCCATTCTGCAGGCCAGGGTCCAGTCAGCGGGACAGGTCGAATTCATGAATAGACCAAAATGGAACCATCCATGA
- a CDS encoding FlgK family flagellar hook-associated protein — translation MGGQLGGVLTVRDQDIPQMQSALDTLAYNLGSALNSANQAGTDANGNAGGDLFTLPSSTAGAASQIAVAITSGSQIAAAATGNGSSDSTNLVSMLQIQNQSIVGGTTATSYYASFVSSLGSLVSEVSTENAAQQASLTQLTTQRDSLSAVNQNDQAALLENLQQTYQAAAKVFTILDAVMASALNLGVETTVA, via the coding sequence ATGGGAGGACAACTCGGCGGGGTTCTGACCGTGCGAGACCAGGACATACCGCAGATGCAGAGCGCTTTGGACACGCTGGCCTACAACCTCGGAAGTGCGTTAAACAGCGCCAACCAGGCCGGTACGGATGCAAACGGAAATGCGGGAGGCGATCTGTTTACCCTGCCCTCTTCGACGGCAGGGGCTGCGAGTCAGATCGCTGTAGCGATCACATCCGGGTCACAGATTGCTGCGGCAGCAACTGGAAACGGCTCTTCTGACAGCACAAATCTGGTGAGTATGTTGCAGATCCAGAACCAGTCGATTGTAGGTGGAACCACTGCCACCAGTTATTATGCGAGCTTTGTCTCTTCTTTGGGGAGCCTGGTCTCGGAGGTTTCCACGGAGAACGCTGCACAGCAGGCCTCTTTGACACAACTCACCACACAACGGGACTCGCTTTCCGCAGTGAACCAGAATGATCAGGCGGCCTTGCTTGAAAACCTGCAGCAGACGTATCAGGCTGCAGCGAAGGTCTTCACGATTCTGGATGCTGTCATGGCCTCGGCATTAAATCTGGGTGTTGAGACAACGGTGGCATAA
- the aroA gene encoding 3-phosphoshikimate 1-carboxyvinyltransferase, whose product MLATQTERTIRPARNILGSLRLPGDKSISHRYALLSALASGTTKLTNFSTGADCASSLACAEALGAKVSSLENGVIEITGTGGQFQASAVPLDCGNSGSTMRMLTGLLAATPHAYTLVGDESLSRRPMERVRKPISQMGAEIALTDGHAPITIRGGKLKAIDYATPVPSAQVKTAVLFAGLQAEGTTTVRETVRTRDHGELALRAFGAELERRTDSVSIKGGQSLQGIEAVVPGDISSAAFFLCAAALFPGSNLVLDALGLNPTRATLLDVLTALGAHIGVLNLEEKHGELIGTVQVNAPAQGLTGTTISGGLAAQLIDELPVLAAIAPYTQNGIRIRDAKELRVKESDRIALVARNLRAMGAEVEEFEDGLDVPGGQQLHGAEIHSGGDHRIAMAFSVAALRAEGETLIQGAESAAISFPEFYDLLEQIAER is encoded by the coding sequence ATGCTTGCTACTCAAACGGAACGTACCATCCGGCCTGCGCGCAATATTCTCGGAAGCCTGCGTCTGCCCGGCGACAAAAGCATTTCGCACCGCTATGCATTGCTGAGTGCATTGGCCTCCGGAACTACGAAACTCACCAATTTTTCCACGGGCGCGGACTGTGCCAGCAGTCTTGCGTGTGCTGAAGCACTCGGCGCAAAGGTCTCAAGCCTGGAAAACGGGGTCATTGAAATCACAGGGACCGGTGGACAATTCCAGGCGTCTGCCGTGCCGCTGGATTGCGGCAACTCGGGATCGACCATGCGAATGCTGACTGGCCTGCTGGCTGCTACGCCCCATGCATACACTCTGGTCGGCGATGAGTCACTGAGCCGTCGCCCCATGGAGCGCGTGCGCAAGCCCATCTCGCAGATGGGAGCAGAGATCGCATTGACCGATGGTCATGCTCCAATCACAATCCGTGGCGGCAAGCTCAAGGCCATTGATTACGCAACGCCCGTTCCCAGCGCACAGGTGAAGACAGCGGTACTTTTCGCTGGGCTGCAGGCTGAGGGCACAACAACAGTTCGCGAAACTGTGCGTACACGTGACCATGGTGAGCTGGCTCTAAGGGCGTTTGGTGCCGAGCTGGAACGCCGGACTGATTCGGTCAGCATTAAGGGCGGCCAGTCTCTGCAGGGAATTGAGGCCGTTGTGCCCGGGGACATTTCCTCCGCAGCTTTCTTTCTCTGCGCGGCTGCACTTTTTCCAGGCTCAAACCTCGTCTTGGATGCCCTTGGCTTAAATCCAACACGGGCCACCCTGCTGGATGTACTTACAGCTCTGGGCGCGCATATTGGAGTACTGAATCTTGAAGAAAAGCATGGCGAGCTCATCGGCACAGTGCAGGTAAACGCCCCTGCCCAGGGACTGACAGGAACGACAATTTCCGGTGGACTCGCTGCCCAGTTGATTGATGAGCTGCCGGTACTGGCGGCCATCGCTCCCTACACGCAAAATGGGATTCGCATCCGCGATGCAAAGGAGCTGCGCGTCAAGGAATCGGACCGCATCGCACTGGTTGCCCGAAATCTGCGGGCCATGGGGGCTGAAGTTGAAGAATTTGAAGATGGCCTGGACGTTCCCGGTGGCCAGCAGCTCCATGGGGCCGAAATTCATTCCGGGGGAGACCATCGGATTGCGATGGCATTTTCTGTAGCGGCCCTCCGTGCCGAAGGCGAAACCCTCATTCAGGGCGCAGAGTCTGCTGCTATTTCTTTCCCCGAATTTTATGATCTGCTGGAGCAAATTGCTGAGAGGTGA
- a CDS encoding flagellar basal body L-ring protein FlgH, whose protein sequence is MLCGAGYAAGHKAEKGPRPTPPDLALHTYIERVRAEHAAEEHTPGAIWTENGRLARLSADVKACRIHDPIAIVVSESLAASTDGTVKNSRSSSASSQVSSLLGKLSAGNALNNLVNQTSASGLNAQGESVTNSSLSTTLGGEVVDVLPNGMLVVQAVRQLTFNQQTQLIKMRGLVRPEDVDAQNQVLSTAISSLEVEVVGKGIINDYTYRPNAVVRFLQKLLIF, encoded by the coding sequence TTGCTGTGCGGAGCAGGGTACGCCGCAGGCCATAAAGCAGAAAAGGGGCCCCGGCCTACTCCGCCAGACCTGGCTCTGCACACATACATCGAACGTGTGCGTGCGGAACATGCGGCCGAGGAGCATACACCGGGGGCCATCTGGACAGAGAATGGACGATTGGCGAGACTATCGGCGGATGTAAAGGCATGCCGTATCCACGACCCGATTGCGATCGTTGTTTCTGAAAGCCTGGCTGCTTCTACCGATGGGACGGTAAAAAACTCGCGGTCGTCCAGTGCAAGCTCGCAGGTCTCCTCGCTCCTGGGCAAGCTTTCAGCAGGCAACGCCCTGAACAATCTCGTCAATCAGACATCGGCATCGGGTCTGAATGCACAGGGTGAGAGTGTCACAAATTCCAGCCTGAGTACAACACTGGGCGGAGAAGTGGTTGATGTGCTGCCCAACGGAATGCTGGTGGTCCAGGCCGTGCGGCAGTTGACCTTTAATCAGCAGACACAACTGATCAAAATGAGAGGGCTGGTGCGCCCTGAGGATGTGGACGCGCAGAACCAGGTGCTGTCCACAGCCATCAGTAGTTTGGAAGTCGAGGTGGTCGGCAAAGGGATCATTAATGACTACACCTACCGGCCGAATGCGGTTGTGCGCTTTTTGCAGAAGCTGCTCATCTTTTAA
- a CDS encoding FmdE family protein gives MDSLDELLHQAERAHGHLCAGQILGVRMAILGCRRLGIEDPRGKDRKRLVTFVEIDRCATDAIGTVTGCRLGKRVLKFRDWGKMAATFVDLASGRAIRICARESSKVLAKEMYPQMEDKNQQQMLAYREMSDSDLFTEQWVRVTIGPSELPGYKGERVVCSLCGEGINFNRFVRRQEKTFCLSCAFPEDRYYQPIP, from the coding sequence ATGGATTCGCTCGATGAGCTTCTTCATCAAGCCGAACGAGCACATGGGCATCTGTGTGCAGGGCAGATTCTTGGTGTACGAATGGCCATACTTGGCTGCCGCCGCTTGGGCATCGAGGACCCCAGAGGAAAGGATCGCAAGCGCCTGGTGACTTTCGTGGAGATCGACCGCTGTGCCACCGATGCAATCGGTACTGTCACTGGATGCCGCCTGGGCAAGCGGGTGCTGAAATTCCGTGACTGGGGCAAGATGGCAGCCACATTTGTAGATCTTGCCTCAGGTCGGGCCATCCGCATCTGCGCAAGAGAATCTTCCAAAGTTTTAGCCAAAGAAATGTACCCGCAGATGGAAGACAAAAACCAGCAGCAGATGCTTGCCTACCGGGAAATGAGTGACTCTGACCTGTTTACTGAGCAATGGGTGCGCGTGACGATAGGTCCTAGCGAATTGCCGGGGTATAAAGGTGAGCGTGTGGTGTGCAGCCTTTGTGGAGAAGGCATTAATTTCAACCGCTTTGTGCGCCGGCAAGAAAAGACATTCTGCCTGAGCTGCGCGTTTCCTGAGGACCGGTATTATCAGCCAATCCCCTGA
- the flgL gene encoding flagellar hook-associated protein FlgL, producing the protein MRFDPLYLNHAIAALDQTSALQQQLTNELSSGKRVNVPGDDPVAVGQNVLLSAQLQMNDSFSQTESSLVGRMQVTDSTLGSVVSQLTQAVSLATQGNNGTLNASDLKSIANELAGIRDEIVSLANTTYMGTYLFSGSQGNTAPFSLDTSVSPNTVSYNGDSVISYVVTPDGQQIQVNLPGNTIFNDSANDVLGILNNLIAEFSSGSSSAASQADATALGNALNYVSQQRVVLDNSITRLQAAQSYTQTQAAQMTAVQTDLMQTDMAQVSTQLSTAETQQSALIQVVNLLEKNNGDLFSLL; encoded by the coding sequence GTGAGGTTTGATCCCCTTTATCTGAACCATGCGATTGCTGCGCTGGACCAGACATCTGCACTCCAGCAGCAATTAACGAATGAGCTTTCGAGCGGTAAGCGTGTCAATGTACCCGGTGATGATCCGGTCGCAGTCGGGCAGAATGTCCTGCTGTCGGCGCAGTTACAGATGAATGACAGCTTTTCCCAAACGGAAAGTTCTCTTGTAGGGCGGATGCAGGTGACAGATTCGACCCTGGGCAGCGTTGTTTCCCAGCTGACGCAGGCTGTATCGCTTGCGACGCAAGGGAATAACGGGACCTTAAATGCAAGTGATCTGAAGTCGATAGCCAATGAACTTGCTGGCATCCGCGACGAGATCGTTTCACTGGCAAACACTACCTACATGGGGACGTATCTGTTTTCCGGAAGTCAGGGCAATACAGCGCCCTTTTCTCTGGATACGTCCGTATCTCCCAACACCGTCAGCTACAACGGCGATTCTGTGATTTCTTATGTGGTGACCCCAGATGGACAACAGATACAAGTCAATTTGCCAGGAAACACCATCTTCAATGATTCGGCAAATGATGTGCTGGGTATTCTGAACAATCTGATTGCGGAATTTTCTTCAGGCAGCTCCAGTGCAGCCAGCCAGGCGGATGCCACGGCGCTGGGCAATGCGCTGAACTACGTCAGCCAGCAGAGGGTTGTACTGGACAACTCCATTACCAGGCTGCAGGCAGCCCAGAGTTACACCCAGACGCAGGCAGCCCAGATGACCGCAGTGCAGACGGACCTGATGCAGACGGACATGGCCCAGGTCTCAACCCAGCTCAGTACCGCGGAGACCCAGCAATCCGCACTGATCCAGGTAGTGAATCTGCTGGAAAAGAACAATGGAGATCTCTTCAGTCTGTTGTAA
- a CDS encoding flagellar basal body P-ring protein FlgI encodes MLFLPQQIQAGAQRVKLARIKDIASVEGVRDNQLVGYGIVVGLRGTGDSQQTVFPLQTLVSTLQRMGVNLQQSPQLSQMRTQNMAAVFLSATLPAFARPGNKIDVTVSSAGDARSLEGGLLLLTPLYGPDGQIYAEAQGPLVLGGYAVGANGNLKQYNHPTTGRVPDGAMVERAVPLDLARMRTLSLLLNDADFRTAEMMAAAINRETGRPLAHAVDSRRITLAVQPSEDVPSLLAEVESIEVETYPRAKVVINERTGTVVIGGDVRLQPVSILHGGLSVNVVTEYQVSQPGPFSQGTTQIVPQTTIQTQDQPVNRIELKQGATVDELVRDLQQIGASARDVISILQAMKEAGALEAELEVL; translated from the coding sequence ATGCTGTTCCTGCCCCAGCAAATCCAGGCAGGTGCGCAGCGTGTGAAGCTGGCGCGCATCAAAGACATTGCCAGCGTTGAAGGCGTGCGCGATAACCAGCTTGTCGGCTATGGAATTGTAGTAGGACTGCGCGGTACTGGAGACAGCCAGCAGACAGTCTTTCCCTTGCAGACACTCGTATCCACGCTCCAGCGCATGGGCGTGAATCTGCAGCAGTCGCCTCAACTATCGCAGATGCGTACGCAGAACATGGCGGCGGTCTTTCTTTCCGCCACGCTTCCGGCCTTTGCCCGGCCTGGAAACAAGATTGATGTTACGGTCTCCTCGGCGGGTGATGCGCGAAGCCTGGAAGGCGGACTTCTTTTGTTGACACCTCTTTACGGGCCCGATGGGCAGATCTATGCTGAGGCCCAGGGTCCGCTGGTGCTCGGTGGCTATGCGGTGGGTGCCAATGGCAACCTGAAACAGTACAACCATCCCACGACAGGTCGTGTTCCTGATGGAGCGATGGTGGAACGGGCCGTGCCTTTGGACCTTGCGCGGATGCGGACGCTCTCCCTGCTGTTAAATGATGCAGATTTCCGTACGGCGGAAATGATGGCAGCGGCCATCAATCGGGAGACAGGCAGGCCCCTGGCCCATGCGGTGGACAGTCGGCGCATCACTCTGGCTGTGCAACCCTCCGAGGATGTGCCTTCTCTACTTGCCGAGGTGGAATCGATAGAGGTAGAGACGTATCCGCGGGCCAAAGTTGTGATCAATGAAAGGACCGGAACCGTCGTCATCGGGGGTGACGTACGGTTGCAGCCGGTTTCCATTCTGCATGGCGGACTCTCTGTCAATGTGGTCACGGAATATCAGGTTTCCCAACCAGGCCCCTTCTCTCAGGGGACCACCCAGATTGTTCCGCAAACTACGATACAGACGCAGGACCAGCCGGTGAACCGCATTGAATTAAAGCAGGGGGCAACTGTGGATGAACTGGTCCGGGACCTACAGCAAATCGGTGCCTCGGCGCGGGACGTGATTTCCATTCTCCAGGCGATGAAAGAGGCCGGGGCGCTCGAAGCAGAGTTGGAGGTGCTGTGA
- a CDS encoding flagellar hook-basal body protein yields MDSGYYAAFSGWLARSEALDAAASNLANVNTSGFRAQREYFRNAITGPEALQSQVNQIVNNYGVLGGNLPYLGQGALTHTGNPLDLAIEGQGFFAVQTRQGIRYTRDGSFRRALDGTLVTASGEPVLNARNQPILVPSGEVEVGVDGVISVAGAVAGKVGVFDLPASALVPEGANRYAIAAGTKPVVTAAAIHQGALESSNEDVIQGTLNLILVQRQAEMMQKTLSNFYNNFDKTASEDLPKI; encoded by the coding sequence GTGGACAGCGGGTATTACGCAGCCTTTTCCGGATGGTTGGCGCGCTCGGAAGCTTTGGATGCAGCGGCCAGCAATCTGGCCAATGTAAACACCAGCGGCTTCCGGGCGCAGCGGGAATATTTTCGTAACGCGATTACTGGCCCGGAAGCGCTCCAGTCCCAGGTCAATCAAATTGTCAACAATTATGGTGTGCTTGGTGGAAATCTGCCGTATCTGGGGCAGGGGGCGCTGACGCACACTGGGAACCCTCTTGATCTTGCGATTGAAGGGCAGGGTTTTTTTGCTGTTCAGACCAGGCAAGGCATTCGTTACACCCGGGATGGCTCATTTCGCCGGGCTTTGGATGGAACCCTTGTGACGGCATCGGGTGAGCCCGTGTTGAATGCGCGGAATCAGCCCATTCTGGTCCCGAGCGGAGAGGTGGAAGTGGGTGTAGATGGAGTAATCTCCGTGGCCGGTGCTGTGGCGGGAAAGGTGGGGGTCTTCGATCTTCCCGCCTCGGCGCTCGTACCCGAGGGGGCAAACCGGTATGCGATTGCGGCCGGTACGAAGCCAGTAGTGACTGCTGCGGCCATTCATCAGGGAGCGCTGGAGTCTTCCAATGAAGATGTCATTCAAGGGACCTTGAATCTGATTCTGGTGCAGCGGCAGGCCGAGATGATGCAAAAGACCTTGTCGAACTTTTATAACAACTTCGACAAAACGGCGAGCGAAGACCTTCCCAAAATCTAA
- the flgM gene encoding flagellar biosynthesis anti-sigma factor FlgM — protein sequence MNIRDGLHQLPEVAGVTETSGVSGIQRQTSETVTGTDATAQDTTELSPEARFASQAMQVPDVRLDKVAAVQQALSSGNYQVSAEDVAEKMIRQMVGK from the coding sequence ATGAATATACGTGATGGCCTGCACCAACTCCCGGAGGTGGCTGGAGTCACCGAAACTTCTGGCGTTTCAGGGATACAGCGGCAAACATCGGAAACAGTCACAGGCACAGATGCAACAGCGCAGGACACGACTGAACTCAGTCCGGAAGCCCGGTTTGCAAGCCAGGCCATGCAAGTGCCCGATGTTCGTCTGGACAAGGTTGCTGCCGTGCAGCAGGCCCTGAGCAGCGGGAACTATCAGGTAAGCGCTGAAGATGTAGCCGAGAAGATGATTCGGCAAATGGTCGGCAAGTAA
- a CDS encoding flagellar hook-basal body complex protein, producing the protein MIRALYTAASGMSAQQLNLDTIANNLANSSTSGFRQRRLEFEDMIYQNLVTPGAAQSQQTVSAGLQVGLGTRSAATEVIMTQGDLNQTGNPLDLAIQGSGFFQIQRPDGTIAYTRAGSFHLNNQGQVVTIDGDPLIPSITIPQNATSITITQYGVVNATLPGQQNPTQLGKSSWPPLPIQKG; encoded by the coding sequence ATGATTCGGGCACTTTATACGGCTGCCAGCGGAATGAGCGCGCAGCAGCTGAATCTGGACACGATCGCCAATAATCTGGCCAATTCATCGACTTCGGGTTTCCGCCAGCGCAGGCTGGAGTTTGAAGACATGATTTATCAGAACCTGGTAACACCGGGAGCTGCGCAGAGCCAGCAGACGGTCTCTGCCGGGCTACAGGTCGGTCTTGGAACAAGGTCGGCGGCTACGGAAGTCATTATGACGCAAGGGGACCTGAACCAGACAGGCAATCCGCTGGATCTGGCGATCCAGGGCAGCGGCTTTTTTCAGATCCAGCGCCCCGACGGGACGATTGCCTACACCCGCGCGGGCAGTTTTCATCTGAACAATCAGGGGCAGGTGGTCACTATTGACGGCGACCCCCTGATTCCGAGCATCACAATTCCGCAAAATGCGACTTCGATCACCATCACGCAATATGGTGTCGTCAATGCGACTCTTCCCGGGCAGCAGAACCCCACGCAGCTGGGCAAATCCAGCTGGCCACCTTTGCCAATCCAGAAGGGCTGA
- a CDS encoding chemotaxis protein CheX: protein MATPARELHQESAYAQNLDSAVEEVFRLMMNVTCVPVETSGPENGEMITAVIGLAGAMSGACTLRCGLDAALRMAESMVGVRPEQLDDMVKDAIGEVCNMVAGAWKGRHSLLASGCMLSTPAVVTGTNYQLHMQQPEFRVDRGYRFDDQLIHISLVCESIQ from the coding sequence ATGGCGACGCCAGCCCGGGAGCTGCATCAGGAAAGCGCGTATGCGCAGAACTTGGACAGCGCCGTAGAAGAGGTCTTTCGTTTAATGATGAATGTCACCTGTGTGCCGGTTGAAACTTCTGGACCGGAAAACGGAGAGATGATTACCGCGGTGATCGGGCTTGCGGGAGCGATGAGTGGTGCGTGTACGCTCCGCTGTGGGCTGGATGCGGCGCTGCGTATGGCCGAGTCCATGGTGGGGGTTCGCCCTGAGCAGTTGGATGATATGGTGAAAGATGCGATTGGAGAGGTTTGTAACATGGTGGCCGGTGCCTGGAAGGGACGGCACTCTCTCCTCGCTTCCGGTTGTATGCTCTCGACTCCAGCTGTCGTCACTGGTACAAACTATCAACTCCACATGCAGCAGCCGGAATTTCGGGTAGATCGTGGTTATCGCTTCGATGACCAGTTGATTCATATCAGCCTTGTGTGTGAGTCCATTCAATAA
- the flgK gene encoding flagellar hook-associated protein FlgK: MATLNAAFSIATGALEAAQSAINVIANNVSNANTPGYTTELPQWQENDTISIGGVSYGQGSTMTGASSQRDLVLEQRIQQQTQLQQDTNARYTALDQMQNIFSASTSTSTSSPSLDIGQSITGFFSSLSQLQASPSDSSLRQSVLTAAQTLVNAFHSASSQLSSQQNSLDQQVGTIVSQVNALTQSIAQLNQQIAQVSPNGDAGQLEDQRQYDIQQLSQWIGIHQINTEDNGLTITTSSGAPLVVKGQAFSLRTGLSGGRPTSMMLRVTI, from the coding sequence ATGGCGACACTAAACGCAGCGTTCAGCATTGCGACGGGAGCACTGGAGGCGGCGCAATCTGCAATCAATGTGATTGCCAATAATGTATCCAATGCAAACACGCCTGGATACACAACAGAACTTCCGCAATGGCAGGAGAACGACACGATCAGCATTGGCGGCGTGAGCTACGGGCAGGGATCCACAATGACCGGGGCCTCATCGCAGCGCGACCTTGTGCTGGAGCAGCGTATCCAGCAACAGACGCAGCTTCAGCAGGACACGAATGCGCGTTACACGGCGCTTGACCAAATGCAGAACATCTTCAGCGCTTCCACGTCCACTTCTACGTCTTCTCCTTCGCTCGATATAGGGCAGAGCATCACTGGATTTTTCAGTTCGCTTTCGCAGCTGCAGGCCAGCCCGTCGGACTCATCCTTGCGGCAGTCGGTGCTGACAGCGGCCCAAACGCTGGTCAACGCGTTTCATTCGGCCTCCTCACAGTTATCGAGCCAACAAAATTCACTGGACCAACAGGTCGGCACCATTGTTTCGCAGGTGAATGCGCTTACGCAGAGTATTGCACAGTTGAACCAACAGATCGCGCAAGTCTCGCCTAATGGAGATGCAGGGCAGCTGGAGGACCAGCGGCAATATGACATTCAGCAGCTTTCGCAGTGGATTGGCATTCATCAGATCAATACAGAGGACAACGGACTGACGATCACCACATCGAGTGGTGCTCCGCTGGTTGTGAAGGGACAGGCATTCTCGCTTCGTACCGGGCTCTCGGGGGGACGACCCACATCTATGATGCTGAGGGTAACGATCTGA